In the Pedobacter cryoconitis genome, ACCTGATCAACGAAGTTCAGGAAAAATATAAAACAACCTCTATTATTATTACACACGATTTAACCTGTGCCAAAGAAACTGGCGACAGAATTGCTATGCTTTTGGATGGTCAGTTTGCTATACAGGGAACATTTGATGAAGTCTTTGCAAGTAAAGACGAACGTGTTCAATCTTTTTACAATTATAATTTTACACAATAAATGAGCGCTACAGAAAACAAAAGATCAATAGTTGTAGGAATTTTCATCTTTATCGGACTTGCTATTTTCATCGCCGCTGTACTTACTTTAGGTGGGAAGCAAAAACGATTTGTAAGTAGTATTACTTTAAAAGCAGTTTTCAATAACGTAAACGGTATACAGGCTGGTAATAATATCTTCTTTTCGGGCGTAAAAATCGGAACAGTAAGCAAAATCAACTTTTACGGGAATGCACAAGTAGAAGTTACGATGCACATCGAAGAAGCTGCACAAAAATATATACACAAGAATTCTGTTGCCAAACAAGGTTCTGAAGGCTTTATCGGAAATAAAATGATTGAGATCCTGCCTGGTCAGGGTGATGCCCCACAAGTAGAAGACGGAGACAGAATTAATGTAGCTACTGCTTTAGGCCCGGAAGATATCATGAAGACTTTACAGGCGAACAACAAAAATATCCTGGTTATTACGGAAGACTTTAAAAAGGTAACGACCGATATGCTGCAAGGAAAAGGAACATTAGGAACTTTATTAGCAGATACTGTTATGGCAGGCCGCTTACGTCAAATGACGATTAACCTGGAAAATGCGTCGGCAAGTACTGCAAGAGTAACTTCGGCAGTTGCACAGTATACTTCTAAACTAAATACTAAAGGTACTTTGACTAATGAATTGCTAACAGATACAACGGTGTTTGCCAGCTTAAAAACAGCAGTTAAAAGTTTGCAGAATACAGCAGCATCAGCTTCTGAAATGACGAATAACCTGAAGGTAACCAGCAATAAGCTTAATTCGGATAAAAATGCTGTAGGTGTTTTACTGAATGATGAACAAACTGCTGCTAAATTGAAAAATACAGTTTCTAATCTGGAGTCAAGTACTAAAAAACTAGATGAAAATATGGAAGCTTTACAACATAACTTCCTGTTAAGAGGATTCTTTAAAAAGAAAGCTAAAGCTGAAGCAGCTGCGAAAGAAAAATCAACACAAGATCCTAAATAATATAGCTTATCAGCTTAATCAAACCGGCCTTATTTAATTATAAGACCGGTTTTTTGTTTTTTTTCCTGATCAAATTGTGATTTTACGAAGAATGTCTACCGCACGTTGCATTTCACTTTCCTTTAAGGAAGCAAAACCGAAACGCATCCCGTTATGTTTTTGAGCTGCTCCTTCATAATAGGTAGCCCCAGTAAATAACAGACCGGATGTACGCGCTTTTGCGATAACTTCTCCAAGTGGGTATGTTGCTTTAAATTTCAGCCACAGCGCTAAGCCTCCTTGTGGTTTTGTGAAATCTACGGCATGAGCGAGCCGATCAGCTATCATCAGTGAGGCCTGGTCACAACGCTCATTGTATACTTTTTTGGATTTTTTGATATGCCTGTCTAACTCTCCACTATCTATAATGACTGACAGCGCTTCTTCCATCATCGTATCCCCTCTCAGGTCAATTAATCTTTTCAGGTTAGTAGCCTGAGTAATAAAATTAGCAGGGCCTATCAGGTAACCAATTCTACACGAAGGTGCTAAAAGCTTTGTAAAAGAACCTATGTAGAGTACGTTACTGTCATGAGCTGAACTTGCCAGCGGAAGAACGGGACTATTGCTATAATGAAAATCATAGTCGTAATCATCTTCTATGACAGGTAATTGATAGGATCTTATCAATTCAAGTAACAGGATTCTACGCTGTTGACTCATCGTTACCGTTGTAGGATGATGGTGATGAGGAATAATATAAAGTAAACTGATCTTTGTGCTTTTTAAAGCATTCTCCACCTCTTCAATATCCATACCATGCTCATCAACCGGTATACGGATAAGATTGGCTCCCATCTGTCTGAAAACTTCATCAGCAATATAATAGCTCGGATCACTAACCAATACATGATCACCAGGTTTAAGAATCATACCAGCGGCAAGATAGATAGCCATTTGTGCACCTCTTGTAATCAAAAGATTTTCAGTTGATATGTTTAAACCACGGGAATCATTCAGAAAATTAACCGTAGAATTTTTCAATGCTTTTGTACCTCCAAAGTCTTTAAGAGACATTAATACTTTAAGACTGGAACCCTGCATTAGTTTCCTGTATTCTCTGAGCATGCTATCGAACGGAGCAAGATCTGCATCAGGAAAACCATCATTCACAATTATTGATGTACGTTTTAACTGGAAATTCTGCTCTTCAGGACCAGGAATATGTTTAAAATTGAATTTTGCAGGGCTGGAATAGGTTTGATTTTTTCCACCTTCCTGAAAAGATCTGGGTTTGATTAATGGTAAATGTATGGAAACCCTGATCCCTACTCTGGGTAGCGTCTCGATCCAGTCTTGGGTAATCAGGTCTTCGTAAGCAGCAACGATTGTATTGCGATGTTTATCAAGCAGGGCAGCCATCTCCCTGGTACTCGGTAAAAATGTTCCAGGTTGTATAACTCCGTCTGTAATCAAAACAATAAGACAATCAGCAATTTGCCTGTATACAGCTATAGTACTGCTTTCGTCAATTGTGATCAGGGTTTTAAAAGGAAGCATTTATTTTAAGCTGTAAATTTATTATAAGAACCTGCTGATAAGCATGAATTTAACATGACTTATCCGATTCAACATGGCTCAGCCGATTTTAAAGATACAAATTTCTTTATCCCAGTAAAGCAGTATGATGAATCGCCCTATTATTCTGGACTATTCAATCAGGCAGAACTGGTACATGAATCTCTTAAGATTGCAGGCTAATTTTAAAGGATCAAATCAATAGCAAATGAAAAACGAATTTTCAATTCCACAATTATTATTACGCCTGGCGCTAGGTCTGGGTTTTATACTTCCTGTTTTAGATCGTCTGGGAATTCTTGGGCCTGCGGGTACAACTAATGTAGCTTGGGGGAACTGGGGAAATTTTGTCGGCTACACCAATACACTTATGCCATTCTTAGGCAGATCTGCTGCTGGATTTATGGGAATGATTGCGACCCTGGCAGAAGTAGTTTTTGCAGTATTATTAATCACAGGCTATAAAACCAGATCAGCGGCGCAAGGTAGCTTTTTACTTACCCTAAGCTTTGGACTTTGTATGGCCATTTTTTTGGGGATAAGGGCACCATTTAATTATTCAGTATTTGCAGACAGCGCAGCAAGTCTTTTACTGGCCAGTATCCCTGTATACAAATGGAGTTTGGACAATTATTTTTCCAAAGAAACATTGTAAACTACGAAAAACAACTTAAAACATGGAAATATTAAGATTAAAACCAACAGATGAGCTTTCCAGATTCTGGAATGTGCTGAGTACTTTCCGGACCAATCTGACTGAAGATACTTATCAACAGGAATTATCAGAAATGATTAAAGATGGTTTTCATTTAATCTACATTATAGCTAATGAGGAAATTGCAGGTTTTGCCGGATACCGGTACATCCAGAAGCTTTTTACAGGAAAAACCATCTATATCGATGATCTGTTTACCCTGCCTCAATACCGTGGCAAAGGTTACGCCGCTTCTTTACTAGCATATATTCATGAAGAAGCAGAAGCAGCAGGTATGAATAAAGTAGAACTGGATAGCGGCCCTACCAGAAATGATGCACACCGGTTATATTTAAATCATTAATATATCATTACCAGCATGCATTTTTCGCGTCCGTTTTCTTCCTGAGGAGTTAACCTTTATTATTATTTACCTAAACCATCAGGTACAAAGTCAAGAGATACAGAGTTCATACAGAAACGTTTATGTGTTGGTGCTGGCCCGTCATCAAAGATATGTCCAAGGTGAGAACCACAGCGTGCGCAAAGCACTTCGGTCCTTTCCATACCTAAAGAGTTATCTGCTTTGTAGATTGTGCTTTTAGTTCTTATTGGTTCAAAAAAGCTCGGCCATCCGCAGGTACTGGCAAACTTTGCATCAGATTTAAATAATGCGTTTCCACAAACAGCGCAATAATACATTCCTCTGCGTTCAGAATTCCAAAGACTTCCTGTAAAAGCTTGTTGGGTTGCACCTGTTCTTGCTACTGCGTAAAGCTCAGCAGGAAGTATTTTTTTCCATACTGTGTTATTCACTTTTAATACGGTAGTGTCCGTTCTTGAATAATAAGGGTTTTTTGTGGTTTTACTTTGGCCATAGCCAGTGTAAAAGAACAATAACAGCATTGCGGAACTTAATAGAGGTTTCATAATCTTCTTTTTATCATTTAGTCTGTTAAATACAGAAAACCTTAAAAGTAATAATCAGAAAAGCCTCTTAATTGTTTAGAGGCTTTTCTGCTATAAATGTAACTAAATCTATTTTGGCATTAATACACTATTTACAACATGTATTACACCATTTTTCTGGTAAACATCTGCAATAGTCACTGTACTCATTCCACCTTTTTCATCTTTCATTACCAACTTTTTACCCTCCATCCAGGCCCAAAGTTTTCCACCTTCAACAGTAGTTAGTTCAGCTTTTCCTTTTCCTTTTTTGATTGCAGCTGCAATGGCTTTACTATCCATTTTACCAGCAATAACATGATAGGTAAGGATTTTAGTTAATGCTGCTTTATTTTCAGGTTTAACTAAAGTAGCTACGGTACCTTTTGGTAACTTATTAAAAGCCTCATTAGTTGGCGCAAATACAGTAAACGGACCGGCTCCTTTTAAAGTTTCCACTAAACCTGCAGCTTTAACAGCGGCAACCAATGTTGTGTGATCCTTAGAGTTCACTGCATTATCAATAATATCTTTTGTAGGGTACATTGCTGCGCCACCAACCATTTTAGTACCACCAGACATACTCATTTTTGATTGTGCCTGAACTTGTGTTTGTGAAGCAAATGCGATAGCTACTAAAGCAAATGCTGATATAAATGTTTTTTTCATCTGAGTTTTGATATTTAACCACATCTACGACAGATGATATACTATTGGTTTTCAAAAGATCAAAACATTACCACAACTAGTAGATTAATAACTATTTAAAAATAAAAAATATAATATTTATTGCTCCTGAAATACAGATTCGTGCTTGAATATCCGTTCCAGTACAGGAAGGTAACCAATATCGTATTGGTAATGTTAATTTATAGAATTTAGTTAGTATTTTACTTTTCTTATTTTATTTGTATCATAAAATAAGAAACATGTCGTTTAAAAACATACACACTTAAATAAAATTAAACTTATGCAAGAAATAGATTACAATAAAATACAAGAAGAATTGCTGGCTTTCACAAAAACTGAAGTGAGCAATTTTTTAACGGAACACCCAAATGAAGTTTTTTATGCATTTGCATTTGATTGTAATGCAGAATATGCGGAAGTAAACTTATGTTTTAATACAGAAAGTGCTTTTTCATCACTCCTGGATGAATCTCAGAGTGGAAAGTATAAAGCTTCTTATCAAAGCGAAGAACAAATTAATGAATTGAAATACAATACTGGCGATTGGGAATATCAATCTTTTTCAACTCATTATGCGCTTTCTGAGGATGAATTATTTGGTGATGAAGATGATCATGATGAAGATGGAGATGATGAAAATGAAGATGGAGAACTAAACAATATAATAACGGAGAATCTTTTGTTGCATTTTTCTAAAACATTAGTAGAATTTACCAGGTCAGAAGAATTTCAAAAAATACCTAAGACTCCGGATTTTAAAGTATTCTGCATAGATCATGATGAAGATTTGGATGAAGCAGAATTAAGACTCAGTAGTTTAACCTGATTCTGGATATTATTAAAGGAAAAGCCCTTTTGCAATTGAAATCAATCAATAGCAAAAGGGCTCTTTTATAGTTACAATCTTTGCCCTGATCTTACAATAAATGAAAAATCTGCCACTAATTGAACCAAAAGCGATGCTTTACCATTCTATATAGAACATGCAAATATCAAATAACTTCTGCAGATTCTCTTAAATACGCTATTGTGAGTGGTTCTTTAGTGAATGCTGATAACAGTAAACACATTTAAGCATTACTTTCAGGACATAAAAAAACCGGTTATCGTGATGATAACCGGTTTTTTTATGTCTTTAATTCAGACTATGCTTCGCTGTCATAAACAATGCCACCAACATGTTTGTCGATCTGCCATCTGCCGGTTCCTTCTTCTCCGATAACGTCGAATAATTCAAGGGCACGTCTTGCTTTGTATTCTTCTTCACGTTGTTCTTTGAAGAACCAGTTTAAGAATTCAACAGTGATGTAATCTTGTTCTTTATGGCAGTTAGCTGCAATATTTTTCAAAGATTGAGTTACACTGATTTCCTGATCTAAAGCTTCTTCGAAAACTTCTCTGAAAGAGTTATACTCAATTTTGATATTTGATACTTCAGGAGAAATAGCAGTACCGCCCATATCTAAAACATATTTATAGATTTTAAGCTGGTGTTGTCTTTCTTCATCCGACTGTTTGAAAAAATAGTCAGAAGAGAAATCGTAGCCATGCTGATTACACCAGGATGCCATTGCTAAATATGCGGATGAAGATTGAGCTTCTTTTTTTATCTGTTGATTTAAGAGTCTTTCTACTTCTGTAGAAAGCAAACACTTAACGCGGATGATATCTTTCATATGATTGATTTTAATTACTACCTATATCGTATACAAAAGTAGTGCTATAAATCAATTTCATAGCATTTAAAAGAAATATGGAAAGATTCTAAGTCTAAAGAAGCTTAAGCTATTAGACTATATACCCTATCGTGAAGGATACGATTAAGTTCTAACATTACAAATGTACCTTCGATTAATTCTTTGAAGGCGATAATTTCTAATAAAGTTAATACATAGCAGTGATCACAAGCACAGATAAAAACAATTTCCACATCAGGAGCTTTATCAGAACTTAGTAGTAAAGCTTCGATATCGATACCATAAATGGCTTTTCTAAGCTTCATGATCGAACGGTAGTCGAAACGATTATGATGACCTGCGAAATTTACGTACCAGCATTTTTGAGAATCCGACTGAGATACAGATCCATTCCTGGTTTGGAATACTTCTAATAATTCAACTGAAGGTGCTACGGCTACGTTTTGCATTAACATTTATGATTATAACACAAAGATTCACATTATTTAGACTTGATACAAATAAATTGATAAAATAATTTGTAATATTTTTAAATATTCCTGTTTTGTAGACGATAATTGCAAATATTCCTATATTGTTACCACCTAAAACTCAAGCTATATTTATTGGGATTTACCCCATTAAACAATTTGAAAAACACGAATTAAATCCTTATCCCTATGTACCGTAGTATTGAAGATTTCGAAAATGATTGGAAAAATGAAGAACATAGTACGCTTCAAATATTCCGCAACATTACGGATGAAACTAAATCCATCAAAATCCACGAGAATGTAAGAGCATTAGACAGATTAGCCTGGCACATTACCCAGACTATTCCTGAAATGGGACTACATGCTGGCTTGATGACAGAAAATTTGCTGGATGGACGACCAGTACCAGAAAGCTTTGAAGAAATTATTAAAGTTTACCAGGAATACAATGCCCTGTTGCTCAAAAGAGTGAAGTCAAAATGGACAGATTCTACTTTAGGAGATAAGGTAGAGATGTACGGCGAGGTTTGGACTAAAGGACAGATACTCTCTGTATTTGTTGCACATCAGACGCATCACCGTGCTCAAATGACGGTCGTGATGCGTATGGTAGGTTTGCCAGTTCCAGGTGTATACGGCCCTGCTAAAGAGGAATGGGCACAAATGGGTGTACCTGCTATGGATTAAGCCATTATTTAATTGATTTAAAAAGCCTGAACATTTAATATATTCAGGCTTTTTGCCTTTTTTCTATTTTAGAATTGTTAAAATCAAACATTTCTAAAATGCCCCGGAGTAAAGGCAGTTTGTTTTTTAAAGAAATTATTAAAATGTGCTGCTTCTTCAAAACCAAGGCAGTAGCCAATTTCAGAGATATTCCAATCCGTGTGTTTTAATAAAGACTTTGCTTCTGTTAACACACGTTCAGAAATCAGGTCTGTAGTTGTTTTACCAGTAGTCACCTTAATAGACCTGTTTAAATGATTTACATGGACTGCCAGCTTCTCAGCGAAATCTTTGGCCGAGCGAAGAGCAAATCTCTGAGAAGGCGTTTCAATTGGAAACTGACGCTCTAATAACTCTGTAAATACAGCAGTGATCCTGGACTGCGCATTTGGATGTTGGTACAGACTCTCAGAAGGCTCAGATTTTAATGCGTAATGCGTTAGTTCTGTCACGTAATTACGCAGCAGATCATATTTAAATACATAATCTGAATTTATTTCTTCCAGCATTTTCTCAAAGATGCCAGCAACGAATTGTTCTTGCGTATCATTTAAAAAATAAGCAGGTTTCCCTCCTATACTAAACATTGGCAATTCATTCAGGCTCCCGCGGATTTTCTCCGTAAAGAAAGATTCTGTAAAGATGCAGAAGTAACCGGTAGTACTTTCAGAAAGTGCTTGTACAGTATAAGGGACATTAGGATTGAAAAACATTAAGGTCGTACCTTTTACCACTAAACTTTTATCTGCATAGTGATACAAGTACTCTCCACGTACCAGGCTGACTTTATAGAAATCCCTGCGGCTATAGGTAACAGGCGTAGCATTTGGGCCGTTACAATCTTCAATACGGAAAACATTAAAATGCCCTACACCGTTCTGTAAAGTCTGAGGAACACTATTAAACTTTTGCTGATAAAAGTGTTCTAACGTTTGTGTCTTGTCCATCCTATGAATTTAAGCAATTTTCTGTACAAATATAGCTGTACCTGGCTTTAAGGAAATTGCGCTATTCAAACTGTTAATTGCAAAATTCAAACAATTCAATGGCAGATTAAATTGTAAAGATTAAATTCAGAAGCCTTTAAATTCATCAAAATTAGCTTTTTAAAGCGCTAATTGCATTTTTTATAATTCATAATGAGGTTGTTAAACGATTAACCTAAGCCGTTGTTTGCAGAAATGAACATTATTTGTACTTTTGTCGCGGAGAGTTGGCAGAGTGGTCGATTGCGGCAGTCTTGAAAACTGTTGACTTGTCAAAGGGTCCGCGGGTTCGAATCCCCCACTCTCCGCCAAACAAAAATGCTGCCCGCAGGGTGGCATTTTTTGTTTTAAAGCAAGTTCTGCGCGTCTTCGCGCAAGGCTTGATTAAAAACAAAAATTGCCATTGAGCGCAGCGAAAAGCATTTTTGATTGAAGCCTCCCCCAAAAGGGATCAGCGAGAGTAACGAGCTAATCCATGTTGGAGGATAGACCTTTGGAAACCTCCCATCCTGCAAATCTTAAATTAGAGTTCTTTTGTTTAATTCAAATCATAATTACTCAGGAATAAAGCATAAATTTTGACACGCTCAACAGAAAGTCTTTGCTGTCACGTATGCTCTTATGCCACTGGAAGTTGCGCTGAAAGCTTTCAATTTGCATGGGAATGACTCAACCGAAACAAGGCCGGGCTGTTCGTAAATAAATTCAAAATAGCTAAATAATAAATCTATATCGTCCGGGTACTGCCTGAGTACTGGTCGGGTACTCGTTAGGGTAAGAGCAGTGCTAAAGTAACGCGAGAGCATGGCAAGTCCAAGTCAAAACAACTAGTTGAAATGACTTAGACTTGCCATAGTTAAAGCCCGTTTACAACCTGGTGTCACCCCGACCACCACTCAGGCACAATCAAACGATAACTAGTTGAAGATTAATGAAATTATAATTTTCCCTTGGGCTAACCCATGGACAACTGCAGACAACTGCGGACAATTACGGACAATTTTTACGCATCAGGATAATCTTTAACGCGAATAGCTTACATTGGTGGAAAAGCAATTATTTATTATGGGAAGTTTAACGGGTAAATTTTCAAGGGGAATCCTGGACGATTTCATTTTTAAAGCAGCAGTTTGGCGTACAAGTTGTTTCAAAAGTTCTGTACTGGGCAAAAGGAAACAAACAATGGAAACTCAAAGGCATCAGAGAACTTTCGTCAAAGTAGCAAGCCTGGAAAAATCAGGATCTTTCCTCCCCTAAGAATTCCGCTGGAGCGTTAACCGATCTCTTATCAAAGTAATCAGGAGCGTTTAATACTGATCAATTGAACTAGAAAATCAGGAAGTAATTAGCTTATTGAAGAATCGTAACCATCTGCTTTGAACTCAAAAAATATCAAACCCAAAACTTGAAATTTAATCCCTGATCCACAAGTTTATGACTTGATCCGTATAAGGGGGTCGATTGAAGCCCCCAAGGTCAGCGAGCGTAACTAGCTAATCCACATTGGAGGATAGCCCATAGTAATACCTATTTTGCAATGTATTAAAGTCGTCGCAATGAATATATTAAACTCGCCGCAATGTAAGCCTGCATGAACAGCTTTCTATAAAAAAAAGCAAACTTGAGATATATACTTTTTTAATTCTCACTCCTGGACACTATATTCTCTAGTGCTTTTTTTGGAATTAACGGAAGTCTGAAATGGAAAGTTGATCCTTTTCCAAGCTCACTCTCTATTCCGACTTCACCATTATGTCGTTTTAAGATTTCAGAAGAAATAAATAAACCAAGGCCTAAACCTTCAAACCGCATAGCTGTACTATCTACCCGGAAATAACGATCAAATAGTTTATTGATATTTGAAGGAGCTATACCAATACCAAAATCTTTGATAGAAACTAAAACATGGTCATGCGCTAAACTACTATTAACCAGTACAAATTTTCCATCAGGAGAATATTTCACTGCATTGGTCAGAAAATTATTGATTACCTGTTCCAGCCTGAACTGATCCCCTGTAAATTCAAAATCACAACAATTTTCCAGTATAATCTGATGAGAAGGAAATATATGCTGAGCACTCTCTATAGTATCAGTTAATAGTTTTTTAAAACTAAACGGAGCCATATTATACTCAATCTTTCCCGCGTTTAATTTAGTTACATCAAGCAAATCAGCAATCAGTTTCTCAAGTCTGACAATATTATCGGAACACTTAATCACAAACGCATTTAACTTATTCTGATCTTTAGTCTTAACAATCAACTGATTGAAAGCCTTTATACTCGTTAATGGAGTTTTTAACTCATGGCTGGCAATTGAGATAAATTCGTCTTTCAACTGCTCATTAGTTTTTTGAAGATGAATATCTGTATTTGTGCCAATCCATAAAGTTATGCTGCCATTCTCTATCAAAGGAAGTGCTCTTGCCAGATGCCACCTATAAGTTCCATCATTAAATAACAAACGGAATTCGACTAAATACTCTTTACCATTTTTTAATGCATCTGCCCAATTAGTCAAAGCCGCCGGCAAATCATCAGCATGAATGAATTTTTGCCATCCATGACCAATTATCTCGTCATTTTCATAACCAAAATCACTGCACACTCTTTCATTCAAATAATTAAGGGCACCATCATGTGTAGCTGTCCAGACTTGCTGTGGGATAGAATTCAATAGAAATTTAAAGCGGTTTTCACTCGCTCTGATCTTTAAAACCATCTTTTCCAACTCATCCTGCGTAGTTAACAATTCTTCATTAGTACTCAGTACTTCTTCATGTGAAGCTGCTATTTCTTCGCTGGTTGCGGCTAATT is a window encoding:
- a CDS encoding fasciclin domain-containing protein, producing the protein MKKTFISAFALVAIAFASQTQVQAQSKMSMSGGTKMVGGAAMYPTKDIIDNAVNSKDHTTLVAAVKAAGLVETLKGAGPFTVFAPTNEAFNKLPKGTVATLVKPENKAALTKILTYHVIAGKMDSKAIAAAIKKGKGKAELTTVEGGKLWAWMEGKKLVMKDEKGGMSTVTIADVYQKNGVIHVVNSVLMPK
- a CDS encoding PLP-dependent aminotransferase family protein, with protein sequence MLPFKTLITIDESSTIAVYRQIADCLIVLITDGVIQPGTFLPSTREMAALLDKHRNTIVAAYEDLITQDWIETLPRVGIRVSIHLPLIKPRSFQEGGKNQTYSSPAKFNFKHIPGPEEQNFQLKRTSIIVNDGFPDADLAPFDSMLREYRKLMQGSSLKVLMSLKDFGGTKALKNSTVNFLNDSRGLNISTENLLITRGAQMAIYLAAGMILKPGDHVLVSDPSYYIADEVFRQMGANLIRIPVDEHGMDIEEVENALKSTKISLLYIIPHHHHPTTVTMSQQRRILLLELIRSYQLPVIEDDYDYDFHYSNSPVLPLASSAHDSNVLYIGSFTKLLAPSCRIGYLIGPANFITQATNLKRLIDLRGDTMMEEALSVIIDSGELDRHIKKSKKVYNERCDQASLMIADRLAHAVDFTKPQGGLALWLKFKATYPLGEVIAKARTSGLLFTGATYYEGAAQKHNGMRFGFASLKESEMQRAVDILRKITI
- a CDS encoding helix-turn-helix domain-containing protein, with amino-acid sequence MDKTQTLEHFYQQKFNSVPQTLQNGVGHFNVFRIEDCNGPNATPVTYSRRDFYKVSLVRGEYLYHYADKSLVVKGTTLMFFNPNVPYTVQALSESTTGYFCIFTESFFTEKIRGSLNELPMFSIGGKPAYFLNDTQEQFVAGIFEKMLEEINSDYVFKYDLLRNYVTELTHYALKSEPSESLYQHPNAQSRITAVFTELLERQFPIETPSQRFALRSAKDFAEKLAVHVNHLNRSIKVTTGKTTTDLISERVLTEAKSLLKHTDWNISEIGYCLGFEEAAHFNNFFKKQTAFTPGHFRNV
- the msrB gene encoding peptide-methionine (R)-S-oxide reductase MsrB, with protein sequence MKPLLSSAMLLLFFYTGYGQSKTTKNPYYSRTDTTVLKVNNTVWKKILPAELYAVARTGATQQAFTGSLWNSERRGMYYCAVCGNALFKSDAKFASTCGWPSFFEPIRTKSTIYKADNSLGMERTEVLCARCGSHLGHIFDDGPAPTHKRFCMNSVSLDFVPDGLGK
- a CDS encoding DoxX family membrane protein, encoding MKNEFSIPQLLLRLALGLGFILPVLDRLGILGPAGTTNVAWGNWGNFVGYTNTLMPFLGRSAAGFMGMIATLAEVVFAVLLITGYKTRSAAQGSFLLTLSFGLCMAIFLGIRAPFNYSVFADSAASLLLASIPVYKWSLDNYFSKETL
- a CDS encoding DinB family protein is translated as MYRSIEDFENDWKNEEHSTLQIFRNITDETKSIKIHENVRALDRLAWHITQTIPEMGLHAGLMTENLLDGRPVPESFEEIIKVYQEYNALLLKRVKSKWTDSTLGDKVEMYGEVWTKGQILSVFVAHQTHHRAQMTVVMRMVGLPVPGVYGPAKEEWAQMGVPAMD
- a CDS encoding MlaD family protein, producing the protein MSATENKRSIVVGIFIFIGLAIFIAAVLTLGGKQKRFVSSITLKAVFNNVNGIQAGNNIFFSGVKIGTVSKINFYGNAQVEVTMHIEEAAQKYIHKNSVAKQGSEGFIGNKMIEILPGQGDAPQVEDGDRINVATALGPEDIMKTLQANNKNILVITEDFKKVTTDMLQGKGTLGTLLADTVMAGRLRQMTINLENASASTARVTSAVAQYTSKLNTKGTLTNELLTDTTVFASLKTAVKSLQNTAASASEMTNNLKVTSNKLNSDKNAVGVLLNDEQTAAKLKNTVSNLESSTKKLDENMEALQHNFLLRGFFKKKAKAEAAAKEKSTQDPK
- a CDS encoding GNAT family N-acetyltransferase — protein: MEILRLKPTDELSRFWNVLSTFRTNLTEDTYQQELSEMIKDGFHLIYIIANEEIAGFAGYRYIQKLFTGKTIYIDDLFTLPQYRGKGYAASLLAYIHEEAEAAGMNKVELDSGPTRNDAHRLYLNH
- a CDS encoding ferritin, translated to MKDIIRVKCLLSTEVERLLNQQIKKEAQSSSAYLAMASWCNQHGYDFSSDYFFKQSDEERQHQLKIYKYVLDMGGTAISPEVSNIKIEYNSFREVFEEALDQEISVTQSLKNIAANCHKEQDYITVEFLNWFFKEQREEEYKARRALELFDVIGEEGTGRWQIDKHVGGIVYDSEA
- a CDS encoding DUF4303 domain-containing protein gives rise to the protein MQEIDYNKIQEELLAFTKTEVSNFLTEHPNEVFYAFAFDCNAEYAEVNLCFNTESAFSSLLDESQSGKYKASYQSEEQINELKYNTGDWEYQSFSTHYALSEDELFGDEDDHDEDGDDENEDGELNNIITENLLLHFSKTLVEFTRSEEFQKIPKTPDFKVFCIDHDEDLDEAELRLSSLT